The Planctomycetaceae bacterium genome includes a window with the following:
- a CDS encoding family 16 glycoside hydrolase, whose protein sequence is MPAAKATLRVQTNRVLHRLSPLMIGANLEDLNYQCYGGLYSQLLHGEHFQENSSGFTCPLKGFRAYGGAWNVRDGVLYAAAEAGAMLVTEGPVFADGAAGVELFFRDEQEGAAGLIVRVVDPSADPRSFEGYSIHLQPKGRKLLVVRHKPRTDWVLIDAEAAFDVKQWVTLEARFVGKNFEVLVNGQSFSAPDESWRRELSGAPVGLRAHNSDAQFRNLWLAAEGGKKQPVALEAAASVGSRDDISMRWAKVQTGTAVGAFGLEHKQPLAGRQSQRVTFESGRGEIGIDNAGLHRWGLHLLAGREYEGSVCLKSLKPAAVTVSLRSANGKKILAGKTLSVKGSRTWQTLSFKLTPSRTDRDGRFAITLSKPASIVVGYARLEPGQWGRFAGLHVRKDLAQAVIDQGVKIIRYNGSMVTTPNFADYQWKKMIGPRETRPPFVGTFNPFASHGWGIPDALAFCQAAGIVAVPGVNRSESPADLADLVEYCNGAASSKWGRRRAADGFKKPLGLAYLQYGNEERINEEYLADFKAAASAVWAKDPSITMVVSDWMYWEGIPDPQKITRATCENLDAHIKLLQWARDQGGKLWWDVHVWEAGPFVAGVKGIADLHAWFEKLVPYYPVPIAALEQNAGNHDLKRGLAHACMSNELAKLGRFVPAAAAPNTMQPWQQYTTRGWDQGQIFFTQSKFWYQPSGYVDIMLTRNNCPDLLELSSTVEPMELSLTARKSIDGRTVSIVAVNESDQPRPATIELDDFSPRKKTATVLELAGNPEHDNTPVYPTRVAPSQRTWRYAVRKGVVSYLFPPHSFTILRFE, encoded by the coding sequence ATGCCTGCAGCCAAAGCTACGCTTCGCGTGCAAACCAACCGCGTCCTCCATCGCCTTAGCCCCCTGATGATCGGGGCCAACCTCGAGGACCTGAACTACCAGTGCTACGGCGGGCTGTACAGCCAGCTCCTCCACGGCGAGCACTTCCAGGAAAACTCCAGCGGGTTCACCTGCCCGCTCAAGGGCTTCCGCGCCTATGGCGGGGCGTGGAACGTGCGCGACGGCGTGCTCTATGCCGCCGCCGAGGCCGGCGCCATGCTCGTCACCGAAGGCCCCGTCTTCGCCGACGGGGCAGCCGGCGTCGAACTATTCTTTCGCGACGAGCAGGAAGGCGCCGCCGGCCTCATCGTACGAGTGGTCGATCCCTCCGCCGATCCGCGGTCCTTCGAGGGCTATTCGATCCACCTCCAGCCCAAAGGCCGAAAGCTCCTGGTCGTGCGCCACAAACCGCGCACCGACTGGGTGCTCATCGACGCCGAGGCCGCTTTCGACGTCAAGCAGTGGGTGACGCTCGAGGCGCGATTCGTGGGCAAGAACTTCGAGGTGCTCGTCAACGGCCAGAGCTTCTCGGCGCCCGATGAATCGTGGCGTCGCGAACTCTCCGGCGCGCCGGTCGGTCTGCGGGCTCACAATTCCGACGCGCAGTTCCGCAATCTATGGCTGGCCGCCGAAGGCGGCAAGAAGCAGCCCGTCGCCCTGGAGGCGGCCGCCTCCGTCGGTTCGCGAGACGATATCTCAATGCGGTGGGCGAAGGTGCAGACCGGCACGGCCGTCGGAGCTTTCGGCCTCGAGCACAAGCAGCCGCTGGCGGGCAGGCAGAGCCAGCGAGTCACCTTCGAGAGCGGGCGCGGCGAGATCGGCATCGACAATGCCGGCTTGCACCGCTGGGGCCTGCACCTGCTGGCCGGGCGCGAGTATGAGGGCTCGGTGTGTCTCAAGAGCCTCAAGCCTGCGGCCGTCACCGTCTCGCTGCGCAGCGCCAACGGCAAAAAGATTCTCGCCGGCAAAACGCTGAGCGTCAAAGGCAGCCGCACGTGGCAGACGCTGTCGTTCAAACTCACGCCCTCGCGCACGGACCGCGACGGGCGATTCGCCATCACGCTGAGCAAGCCCGCCAGCATCGTCGTCGGGTACGCGCGGCTGGAACCGGGGCAGTGGGGGCGCTTCGCCGGTCTGCACGTGCGAAAGGACCTCGCCCAGGCCGTTATCGACCAGGGCGTCAAGATCATCCGCTACAACGGCTCGATGGTCACCACGCCCAACTTTGCGGATTATCAGTGGAAGAAGATGATCGGCCCGCGCGAGACGCGCCCGCCGTTTGTCGGGACGTTCAATCCCTTCGCCAGCCACGGCTGGGGCATCCCCGACGCGCTGGCGTTCTGCCAGGCCGCCGGCATCGTCGCCGTGCCCGGCGTCAATCGCTCGGAGTCGCCCGCGGACCTGGCGGACCTGGTGGAGTACTGCAACGGGGCGGCCTCCAGCAAGTGGGGTCGCCGCCGCGCAGCGGATGGGTTCAAGAAACCGCTGGGGCTTGCGTACCTCCAGTACGGCAACGAAGAGCGGATCAACGAGGAGTATCTGGCCGACTTCAAAGCCGCCGCCTCGGCGGTCTGGGCCAAGGATCCCTCGATCACGATGGTGGTCTCGGACTGGATGTACTGGGAGGGGATACCCGACCCGCAGAAGATCACCCGCGCCACGTGCGAGAACCTCGACGCTCACATCAAGCTCCTGCAGTGGGCGCGCGACCAGGGCGGCAAGCTCTGGTGGGACGTCCACGTCTGGGAAGCCGGTCCATTCGTCGCCGGCGTCAAGGGCATCGCCGACCTCCACGCGTGGTTCGAGAAGCTCGTGCCGTACTATCCCGTGCCTATCGCGGCGCTGGAGCAGAACGCCGGCAACCACGACCTCAAACGCGGCCTCGCGCACGCCTGCATGAGCAACGAATTGGCCAAGCTCGGCCGTTTCGTCCCCGCGGCCGCCGCGCCCAACACCATGCAGCCGTGGCAGCAGTACACCACGCGCGGCTGGGACCAGGGGCAGATCTTCTTCACGCAGTCGAAGTTCTGGTACCAGCCCAGCGGCTACGTCGACATCATGCTCACGCGGAACAATTGCCCGGACCTGCTGGAGCTGTCCAGCACCGTCGAGCCCATGGAGCTCAGCCTCACCGCGCGCAAAAGCATCGACGGCCGCACCGTCTCGATAGTAGCGGTCAACGAGTCCGATCAGCCTCGTCCCGCGACGATCGAGTTGGATGACTTTTCCCCGCGCAAGAAGACCGCCACGGTGCTGGAACTCGCGGGCAACCCTGAGCACGACAACACCCCCGTGTACCCCACGCGCGTCGCGCCAAGCCAGCGCACGTGGCGATACGCCGTCCGCAAGGGCGTGGTGAGCTACCTCTTTCCCCCGCACTCGTTCACGATTCTGCGGTTCGAATAA
- a CDS encoding TIM-barrel domain-containing protein — protein MANLKERISIVDGALVHRQGSEILQIEPWGGDSLRVRATVGPEILPTPWALTGPAGEPAARGRAQIEVTDAAAVIRNGKISARISDIYTQSGYLQFFRRGSDGAEKCLLSEQDYVVWAHNPTTRVYRPRGEGLCHSEVHFAPRQGERFYGMGLQATGTLDLKGCVIDLYQRHVKHTVPFLVSSEGYGLLWNNPSVGRVELGHNLTRWVSHGCRQIDYFICTGDSCADIMHRYADATGHAPPLPAWAAGLWQCKLRYASQAEFLAVAREFKRRGLPLSVLVIDFLHWTHTGDWALDPQAWPDVPALVRELNDLGVRIMISPWTLVHPMSRNWQPMKEAGLFTGSTAGRCDTVCFGGVNGEDNWMHQYDPTNPAAAAYLWDKWKKNYVDQGIRTFWLDPCDDLHEIADYEAVQFHIGPGVEVHNYFPVAHQKNVCQGLHAAGEKDVVTICRSSWAGSQRWGAAPAAHDIMSSFEHLRTYMKAALNMAMSGIVWHASEIGGFITPDPDSDYFRELIVRWYQYGVFTPIFRTHGCRPHNEPWSFGEQACRCISDAILLRERLKPYIMAQMDLASTHGAPPQRPLFFDFPDDPRACQIEDQFMFGPDILVAPILDYGRRQRQVYLPAGATWTNAWTGAVYPGSETVTVDAPIESIPVFTRDKSQWIPPSEP, from the coding sequence ATGGCCAATCTCAAAGAGCGAATCAGCATAGTCGACGGCGCCCTGGTCCACCGCCAGGGCAGCGAGATTCTCCAGATCGAGCCCTGGGGCGGCGACTCGCTCCGCGTGCGGGCGACGGTCGGGCCGGAAATTCTGCCGACGCCCTGGGCGCTGACGGGCCCGGCGGGCGAACCGGCGGCGCGCGGGCGGGCGCAGATCGAGGTCACCGACGCCGCGGCCGTCATCCGCAACGGCAAGATCTCCGCGCGTATCAGCGACATCTACACGCAGAGCGGCTATCTGCAGTTCTTCCGCCGCGGCAGCGACGGGGCTGAAAAATGCCTGCTGTCGGAACAGGACTACGTCGTCTGGGCGCACAATCCGACGACGCGCGTGTACCGTCCGCGCGGCGAGGGGCTCTGCCACAGCGAGGTGCATTTCGCCCCGCGCCAGGGCGAGCGGTTTTACGGCATGGGCCTGCAGGCCACCGGCACGCTCGACCTCAAGGGCTGCGTGATCGACCTCTACCAGCGGCACGTCAAGCACACCGTGCCCTTTCTGGTCTCCAGCGAAGGGTACGGCCTGCTGTGGAACAATCCATCGGTCGGCCGCGTGGAGCTTGGGCACAATCTCACGCGCTGGGTCTCGCACGGGTGCCGGCAGATCGACTACTTCATCTGCACCGGCGACTCCTGCGCCGACATCATGCACCGCTACGCCGACGCCACCGGTCACGCCCCGCCCCTTCCGGCGTGGGCGGCGGGTCTGTGGCAGTGCAAGCTGCGCTACGCCAGCCAGGCGGAGTTCCTGGCCGTCGCGCGCGAGTTCAAGCGGCGCGGCCTGCCGCTGTCGGTGCTGGTGATCGACTTCCTGCACTGGACGCACACCGGCGACTGGGCCCTGGACCCACAGGCCTGGCCCGACGTGCCCGCCCTGGTGCGCGAACTGAACGACCTGGGCGTGCGGATCATGATCTCGCCCTGGACGCTCGTTCACCCGATGAGCCGGAACTGGCAGCCGATGAAGGAGGCGGGCCTCTTTACCGGCTCAACCGCCGGCCGGTGCGACACGGTGTGCTTCGGCGGCGTCAACGGCGAAGACAACTGGATGCACCAGTATGACCCGACCAACCCCGCAGCCGCCGCTTATCTGTGGGACAAGTGGAAGAAGAACTACGTCGACCAGGGCATCCGCACCTTCTGGCTGGACCCGTGCGACGACCTGCACGAGATCGCCGATTACGAGGCCGTGCAGTTCCACATCGGCCCGGGCGTCGAGGTACACAACTACTTCCCCGTGGCGCATCAGAAGAACGTCTGCCAGGGCCTGCACGCCGCCGGCGAAAAGGACGTCGTGACGATCTGCCGCAGCTCCTGGGCCGGCAGTCAGCGCTGGGGCGCCGCCCCGGCCGCCCACGACATCATGTCCAGCTTCGAGCACCTGCGAACGTACATGAAAGCCGCGCTGAACATGGCCATGAGCGGCATCGTCTGGCACGCCAGCGAGATCGGCGGGTTCATCACGCCCGATCCCGACAGCGACTACTTCCGCGAGCTGATCGTGCGGTGGTACCAGTACGGCGTCTTCACGCCGATCTTCCGCACGCACGGCTGCCGCCCCCACAATGAACCCTGGTCCTTCGGCGAGCAGGCCTGCCGCTGCATCAGCGACGCGATCCTGCTGCGCGAGCGCCTCAAGCCCTACATCATGGCCCAGATGGACCTGGCCTCGACGCACGGCGCCCCGCCCCAGCGCCCGCTGTTCTTCGACTTCCCCGACGACCCGCGGGCCTGCCAGATCGAAGACCAGTTCATGTTCGGCCCCGACATCCTCGTGGCCCCCATCCTGGACTACGGCCGACGGCAGCGCCAAGTCTATCTCCCCGCCGGCGCCACATGGACAAACGCGTGGACAGGAGCAGTGTACCCTGGCAGCGAGACCGTAACGGTCGATGCGCCCATCGAGTCGATTCCTGTCTTCACGCGTGACAAGAGCCAGTGGATACCTCCATCCGAGCCTTGA
- a CDS encoding transglutaminase domain-containing protein, with protein MWHGWQSRRVLQIALIVTGGVALACVIFWPSRSVRKHRDPPPQIEFSLLQQIYPPDDDIVLAELSADPAAGEAVLSFDARVPFTVSSEGSLLPVEAGRLRVPFDFHAKEAQRTLAVVAAGRQYPLLLRYFSADFYRSLQAKRPGVLIATTSMPRGRVAARAVRIGPRAGELRADLNIARLEEEETARFLQVFNALEAALAATMHHRGRLVYSPDGLALLKEVRSGVGYADCSGLSAIARDVFSELGLAARIVELKPPVHIVQGLHIQASDGHTAGEVRLRGRWCWFDLTLHCAYVRQAPGGAKLSLFDLLRQLHDADRRDQLRFGVFTKDNGIEEIGLGQNPVLAHSLGVYYTTDKVLAYPSPKD; from the coding sequence ATGTGGCACGGATGGCAAAGCCGGCGGGTACTTCAAATCGCCTTGATCGTCACAGGCGGCGTCGCCCTGGCCTGCGTGATCTTCTGGCCGTCGCGTTCGGTCCGCAAGCACCGCGACCCGCCCCCACAGATAGAATTCTCGCTGCTGCAGCAGATCTATCCGCCCGATGACGACATCGTTCTGGCCGAGCTTTCTGCCGACCCTGCCGCCGGGGAGGCCGTCTTGAGCTTTGACGCCCGCGTGCCCTTCACGGTCAGCTCCGAAGGCTCTCTCCTGCCGGTCGAGGCAGGCCGCCTGCGCGTCCCCTTTGACTTTCATGCCAAAGAAGCGCAGCGCACCCTGGCGGTGGTTGCGGCCGGTCGCCAGTACCCGCTGCTGCTGCGTTACTTCTCGGCCGACTTCTATCGCTCGCTGCAGGCCAAGCGGCCTGGCGTGCTCATCGCGACGACCAGCATGCCGCGTGGGCGCGTCGCGGCGCGGGCGGTCCGCATCGGGCCGCGCGCCGGCGAACTCCGCGCCGATCTGAACATCGCGCGACTGGAAGAGGAGGAGACCGCCCGCTTCCTGCAGGTCTTCAACGCGCTGGAGGCTGCACTGGCGGCAACCATGCACCATCGCGGGCGTCTGGTTTATTCGCCGGATGGTCTTGCGCTTCTTAAAGAAGTTCGCAGTGGCGTCGGCTATGCCGATTGCAGCGGCCTCAGCGCGATCGCCCGGGATGTGTTCTCTGAACTGGGGCTGGCAGCGCGCATCGTCGAACTGAAGCCTCCCGTGCATATCGTGCAAGGGCTGCACATCCAGGCCAGCGACGGCCACACTGCCGGCGAAGTCCGCCTGCGAGGGCGCTGGTGCTGGTTCGATCTGACGTTGCACTGCGCCTACGTTCGCCAGGCGCCCGGGGGCGCGAAGCTCAGCCTGTTCGACTTGCTCCGCCAGTTGCACGACGCCGACCGCCGCGATCAGTTGCGCTTTGGCGTCTTCACCAAGGACAACGGGATCGAGGAAATCGGCTTGGGGCAAAACCCTGTGCTTGCCCATTCCCTCGGCGTCTACTACACGACCGACAAGGTGCTCGCCTACCCGTCGCCGAAGGACTGA